The proteins below come from a single Borrelia hispanica CRI genomic window:
- a CDS encoding Vsp/OspC family lipoprotein, translating into MRGRRIVKGIMVLVVLVVIVVMMGCNSGGVSEGSQAKATKADGSVIDLKVIREKIKSAVEFAGKVKEVHTLVKSVDELAKAIGKKVEGAGNLSDDGGQNGSLISAAYSIISSVSTKLETLEQQAEVSTELKAKITIVKTGSKKFTDTVKGASADLGKKDASDENAKKALLKSDAVGDKGAKDLIALNTAIDELLKNAEVAVASAIKELTTSADN; encoded by the coding sequence ATGAGAGGGAGAAGAATAGTAAAGGGAATAATGGTGCTGGTGGTGCTGGTGGTGATAGTAGTGATGATGGGATGTAATAGTGGAGGAGTAAGTGAGGGAAGTCAAGCAAAAGCGACTAAGGCAGATGGGAGTGTAATTGATTTAAAAGTGATTAGGGAGAAGATAAAGAGTGCGGTAGAGTTTGCGGGGAAAGTAAAGGAAGTGCATACTTTAGTTAAGTCGGTTGATGAGCTAGCTAAAGCTATAGGAAAGAAAGTTGAGGGTGCGGGTAATCTTAGTGATGATGGTGGTCAGAATGGTTCTTTGATTTCAGCAGCGTATAGTATAATATCGTCTGTAAGCACGAAATTAGAAACATTAGAACAACAAGCTGAAGTTTCTACTGAGTTAAAGGCAAAAATTACTATTGTTAAAACTGGAAGTAAAAAGTTTACAGATACAGTGAAAGGAGCAAGTGCTGATCTTGGGAAAAAAGATGCTTCTGATGAAAATGCAAAAAAAGCTTTACTTAAAAGTGATGCTGTTGGAGATAAAGGAGCCAAAGATCTTATTGCTTTAAACACAGCAATTGATGAGTTGTTAAAGAATGCTGAAGTAGCAGTAGCCTCTGCAATTAAGGAGCTTACAACTTCTGCTGATAATTAA